CAAATATCATATCTGACTCAATtattgaaaattattattttttatacaaaatatatTACTTTTCCCTCTCTATATAGATCAAATCAACCAGTCTCacgaatataattctataaagcTGTCTCATAACCTATCTGAAAAAAAAGTAAACGacctataaaaaaatatttaattatattttcatttacataaatatttattatatattttcgcGTGCTCCTGGAGTCAATATCTACAAACCCGTTTAAGTACGTAACACGTTAATTATAATTAAAGAATCTGACTTACAATAAATTATTACTGATTGTCAGCTGTCCGTCTCAAATATATTTCTAACTATAAATTAATTATACATACGACCATCTTCGGATTCCTCGAAATTTTTAACGAAaatttcaataaataaataaataattcattttatATTAACACTTTTCGAGATTTCATACTttgaaatcaaatttttttacccAAAAATTCATTTGGAATACTCAAATCCCATCATATTTTCACATAACTAGAAAATGGTAAGATATTCACTACACAAAGACTAAAGAAACTCGACGTCACAATAAGCAAACCATAGCTTTTGAACCGTTGGAGTTATTCGACGGCGACAGGCGATGACTGGCGGTGGCGGGCAGCGACGATACTCACTGAGTCACGGCGGTCACTGAGAATTCAGGGCACGGTTGCACCTCCGAGACCGTGTTGCAACAAAAATATTAGcataactgataattaaatatcATTAAACGTACCACACACCGAAGCAAAGCACACATTCCCACAGATTATTAAACTCTACGTTGTATATATTTTATGCATTTCCCACTATTCAAGATTTGAATAGTGCAAAGAAATGCTATTGTGTAGCTTTTTCGTCGTCTTGACGTAAAATTTGAGTTACATCGTGACCACACTCGAATAAAAACCAGGACTTACGCTTATCTAACGATGAATGATCAAGTCATTGCAAAAGGTCTCACTCTGTACTACAATTGCAAACGACTCAGATGTCTGAGTTGTGCAATATTATTCATGTTCACAATTGGAATTTGCTCAACTTTCAGGGTTCATTTGCTTCCCTCCACGTCTGGTGAGTGTATAgctttatacctttcgtttcgtCGCAAGTGGATATTGGATCGATGCTTGTTTCGATACAAATTAACTTGCCACTTTTCCGCAGTTGGTAATCTTGGTGTCAACTTGCCATTGCCAACGAATGCTACGGTTGAAACTTCCGAGCCAACAGGTGAATACATGCATTGCCCCTGCGGTACTATACTAATATATTTGTGATCCACTTTAATCACCAAAGACTTGTATGTTATAAATAGTGTGATTCGTATAGAATTTCCAGAAGTTGAAACAAGAACACCGCCGGAGCCGATATGCAGAATCTTAAAGGCAGATGCAGATGCGGATTATTGTGAGATGGAAGGAGATATAAGGATTGAAGGCAATTCCTCCACCATATTCTTTGCAACATCTACCCAAAAAATCGCCGGAAATTCAACTATCTCATGGAGTATACAGCCTTACCCGAGAAGGGGAATTGAGGGTGTCAAGAAATGGAATGTAAAAATTGTAGGAATCAACGTTAACATTCCCAAGTgtactgaaaatcataaatctcctgCAGTACTCTTCTCAACTGGTGGATATTCAGATAACCCTTACCATGCTTTTGCGGATTTGATACTTCCTTTGTATACAACTTCATTTGATTTCAAGAGGGATGTGCTGTTTCTGGCGAGTGATTACGAGTCTTCGTGGCTGTCGAAATACCATGAATTACTCGAAAAGTTCACCAGACATGAGATTATAGACATTGACATACAGAAACAAGTACACTGCTTCAGAAAATTGGTTGCTGGCCTGAACTTTGAAAAACACTTCATAATCACTCGGTCTGGTCTCTCAATGAGCAACTTCAGACGACTAATTAGAGAAACATATTCCTTGCCCTTGGAGAGAACACGGGCTATGTCTACTCGTAACATAACAAGTAAGGGGGATAACttgacagggtcgaggccacgtatcatgatcataaagAGGAAAGGAACACGAATCTTGATGAACCATGGTGAAGTCTCTCGAGCAGCAAGCGAAGTCGGCTTCCATGTCGTTTTAGCAGAACCAGAAAGATGGAAGAATTTATCAAGTTTCGCACGTCTTGTGAATTCTTGCGACGTGCTGATGGGAATACATGGAGCTGGCTTAGCCAACATGATTTTCTTGCCAGAAAATGCCGTCGTAATTCAAGTGGTTCCCTTCGGATCATTACGATGGCTTGCTGAAgctacttttggaaaccctTCCGTTCATATGAAGTTAAAGTACTTGGAATATGAGATAGGAGAGAACGAGAGTTCCTTGAGTTCGAAATATTCAAGCGAAGATCCAGTTTTGAAAGATCCATCATCCATTATTAGAAAGGGATGGGATGAACTGAGTTCCATTTACTTGCAAAATCAGAATGTTACCATTGACATCGGCAGGTTCGAAAGGACATTAGTTGAGGCACTCGAGCTTTTAAGTCATTGAATTTACTTCTGTTTCATTTTATAATTACATATTTTTATCGCAAATGTTATGTTAATGTGTAGTGAGTGAGTCATCACACTTTATTTATAAGTGGTTATAATATATCTATAATAACTCgggttaaatttttttttaaagagtgGATGAGTAGGAAGTGGTTGTTATAGGTGTTCATTGTACCATCACGCTTGCAAAAACCTAGATCCGAGAGGTGGCAAAACGGTATCAAAGACGATCACCGGTAGAAACACATGGAAATAAGTGTTACGCGAACGCAAATGACGACGTGTGTGTGAGTGATCACTTCTTAGACCTGCGGAACAAAGTGCTACATTCACGAAAATCACCTTTTAAACCCGTAGGAATCATCTATAGATTTCCGACTTTTGGATCAATGGATCAAGTTGCGACTAGGAAGCCGTACTTTTAGTTACGGTTAATTCATATTGGTAATTTGTGTTAACCATTTATGTAAAGCAAGAATAAATATGAGCTCATTGTACAATGGCATTTGAGAGGCTTGACCTTGAGATAATTATGTGCATGTAACCAGTTTAATTATCTATAAAAATATAGAAATATTTGATATTCTTGGCTCCGAGAGCAAGTGAATATTTTTTAGTAAACaatgataatatatttttttataaaattttgttagAGCTCATCATGGTTTTATAGGTAAGTGTGTTAGtaataaaaaaaagtaattATTGTAGCCCTTAAATTAATCTTGGAAGTCGACCATAATTGCATATTTATCATTTAAATCTCTCACCAGACAACGGCAAGTTTTTGAAATATGAAAGATTTTTGGCATTCTGTCATAATAACTTTAGCAACTTCAGTTTTAAATTGATCCTCGTAGCTTGGTTAAACAAACCAAATTATGAACTTAAATtggttaaataataataataataataataataataataaggaaTCTTGGAAGTCAACTATATTGGCAATTTTTATTtcagacaaaaacttgtgtgagacggtcttatgggtcgtattttgttagacggatctcttatttgagtcatttatgaaaaaatattactttttatactaagagtattaatttttattctgaatatcggtagggttgacatgtctcacatataaaaaatCGTGAAATCGTCTCATA
This is a stretch of genomic DNA from Primulina eburnea isolate SZY01 chromosome 11, ASM2296580v1, whole genome shotgun sequence. It encodes these proteins:
- the LOC140804843 gene encoding alpha-1,3-arabinosyltransferase XAT3-like; its protein translation is MNDQVIAKGLTLYYNCKRLRCLSCAILFMFTIGICSTFRVHLLPSTSVGNLGVNLPLPTNATVETSEPTEFPEVETRTPPEPICRILKADADADYCEMEGDIRIEGNSSTIFFATSTQKIAGNSTISWSIQPYPRRGIEGVKKWNVKIVGINVNIPKCTENHKSPAVLFSTGGYSDNPYHAFADLILPLYTTSFDFKRDVLFLASDYESSWLSKYHELLEKFTRHEIIDIDIQKQVHCFRKLVAGLNFEKHFIITRSGLSMSNFRRLIRETYSLPLERTRAMSTRNITSKGDNLTGSRPRIMIIKRKGTRILMNHGEVSRAASEVGFHVVLAEPERWKNLSSFARLVNSCDVLMGIHGAGLANMIFLPENAVVIQVVPFGSLRWLAEATFGNPSVHMKLKYLEYEIGENESSLSSKYSSEDPVLKDPSSIIRKGWDELSSIYLQNQNVTIDIGRFERTLVEALELLSH